One segment of Patescibacteria group bacterium DNA contains the following:
- a CDS encoding DUF167 domain-containing protein produces MQILVEVKPNSKCESVEKITDSIYKIRVRAPAQEGQANKAVIKVLAEYFKVAKSLIQIKTGKTARTKVITVG; encoded by the coding sequence ATGCAAATACTCGTTGAAGTCAAACCTAATAGCAAATGCGAGTCGGTAGAAAAAATAACCGACTCGATTTATAAAATACGCGTCCGCGCTCCGGCGCAGGAAGGCCAAGCCAACAAAGCGGTAATAAAGGTTTTGGCCGAATATTTCAAGGTGGCCAAAAGTCTAATCCAAATAAAAACCGGCAAGACCGCTCGAACCAAGGTTATAACTGTCGGCTAG
- the lgt gene encoding prolipoprotein diacylglyceryl transferase, with protein MFIHYFTPSRIIFSLGPINIYWYGLIIALAILLCLATAIYLLRQRGDKSEDIYELTFWTVIGAVIGARLYDVLVVDWVYFSRQPQEIIAVWQGGMAIHGAIIGGVLVLALWCWRKKQAVWPWLDLSAVVLPLGQALGRFGNWFNQELFGRPTNLPWGIPIPESLRPEQYLSSQYFQPLFLYESLLSLGLFSLLFFSFKKKLFQPGQYLALYLAGYGLIRFVMEFLRFDATAMIFGFRWPQVFSLALIIIGLAIFWRKKKDA; from the coding sequence ATGTTTATCCACTATTTTACACCCAGCAGGATTATTTTCTCTCTTGGCCCTATTAATATCTATTGGTACGGCCTGATTATCGCTTTAGCCATCTTGCTTTGCCTGGCTACAGCGATTTATCTATTGCGTCAGCGGGGTGATAAATCCGAAGATATTTATGAGTTGACTTTTTGGACGGTTATCGGGGCGGTTATCGGGGCGCGTTTATATGATGTGCTGGTTGTTGATTGGGTTTATTTTTCTCGGCAGCCGCAGGAGATTATCGCTGTCTGGCAGGGAGGAATGGCAATTCATGGCGCTATCATCGGTGGGGTCCTGGTTTTGGCGCTCTGGTGCTGGCGAAAAAAGCAGGCGGTTTGGCCGTGGTTGGACTTGAGCGCCGTAGTCCTGCCATTGGGTCAGGCGTTGGGTCGCTTCGGCAATTGGTTTAATCAGGAATTATTCGGCCGGCCTACAAATTTGCCTTGGGGTATTCCCATACCGGAGAGCTTACGGCCGGAGCAGTATCTGTCTAGCCAGTATTTTCAGCCTTTATTTTTGTACGAATCGCTGTTGAGTTTGGGTTTATTTTCGTTATTGTTTTTTTCTTTCAAAAAAAAGCTGTTCCAACCTGGCCAGTATTTGGCATTGTATCTAGCCGGCTACGGCTTGATTAGGTTTGTGATGGAGTTTTTGCGGTTTGATGCCACGGCCATGATTTTTGGTTTTCGTTGGCCGCAGGTGTTCAGTCTCGCCCTGATCATAATCGGCTTAGCCATATTTTGGAGAAAGAAAAAAGACGCGTAA